The proteins below are encoded in one region of Desulfobacterales bacterium:
- a CDS encoding sigma 54-interacting transcriptional regulator codes for MKPAHDETELSIQHLKDISAWVSNVHDLNRLLEMILETGNRMMAAKASSLLLLDEKTNKLYFKVATGTKKEEVKQFEVKLGQGIAGYVAEKGEPLLIKDAAKDKRWYKHISNQIGFKTKSIACVPMHLNNKVIGVIEFMNKIDGSTFQNKDLELLTVFADLAAVAIGNAKKFQSVEKENQGLREELAPKHQIIGKSKEIQKVLSEALQVADSMASALILGESGTGKELIARLIHQGSPRKSRHLVTLNCAALPESLLEAELFGYEKGAFTGAAAQKIGKFELADESTIFLDEIAEMSQQMQAKLLRVLQDGIFYRVGGTAPITVDIRVIAATNKNIVESVKNGLFREDLYYRLNVVEIHMPPLRQRKEDIPLLAKHFVQLFRKEKGYSNIEMTQEALDKMIAYDWPGNVRELQNALERAVVMGNGKELRPEDLPMLYSVEATMSDIQVGLSLQEAVDEFKKKFIRLNLKHTSGNQSQAAKVMGIQRTYLSRLISKYGLRKDRAQHPEIL; via the coding sequence ATGAAACCAGCCCATGACGAAACCGAACTTTCAATTCAACATTTAAAGGATATATCCGCCTGGGTTTCCAATGTCCACGACCTGAATCGGCTGCTTGAAATGATTCTTGAAACCGGCAACCGGATGATGGCGGCAAAAGCGAGCTCTCTGCTGCTATTGGATGAAAAAACCAACAAGCTCTACTTCAAGGTAGCCACAGGCACCAAAAAGGAAGAAGTCAAACAGTTCGAGGTTAAATTGGGGCAGGGAATCGCCGGCTACGTGGCTGAAAAGGGCGAACCCCTGTTAATCAAAGATGCGGCCAAGGATAAGCGCTGGTATAAACACATCAGCAACCAGATTGGATTTAAAACAAAATCCATTGCCTGTGTGCCGATGCATCTGAATAACAAGGTGATCGGCGTCATCGAATTCATGAACAAAATCGACGGCAGTACATTTCAAAACAAAGACCTTGAGCTGCTTACGGTATTTGCGGACCTGGCGGCCGTGGCCATCGGAAATGCCAAAAAATTCCAAAGCGTTGAGAAAGAAAATCAGGGCTTGCGGGAAGAGCTGGCGCCAAAACATCAAATCATCGGCAAAAGCAAAGAAATTCAAAAGGTGCTCTCCGAGGCCCTGCAGGTGGCCGATTCCATGGCAAGCGCCCTGATTCTGGGGGAAAGCGGCACGGGCAAGGAACTGATAGCCCGCCTGATTCACCAGGGAAGTCCCAGAAAATCAAGGCACCTGGTGACATTGAACTGCGCTGCGCTGCCCGAATCCCTGCTTGAAGCCGAACTATTCGGCTATGAAAAGGGCGCGTTCACCGGCGCCGCCGCTCAAAAAATCGGCAAATTTGAACTGGCTGATGAAAGCACGATTTTTCTGGATGAAATTGCCGAAATGAGCCAGCAAATGCAGGCCAAGCTCCTCCGGGTGCTCCAGGACGGGATTTTCTACAGGGTCGGCGGGACGGCGCCGATAACTGTTGATATCCGCGTAATTGCCGCCACCAACAAAAATATTGTTGAATCCGTTAAGAACGGTCTTTTCAGGGAGGATCTGTATTATCGGTTGAATGTGGTGGAAATTCACATGCCCCCGCTAAGGCAAAGAAAAGAAGACATCCCCCTGCTGGCGAAACATTTTGTCCAGCTTTTCCGAAAAGAAAAAGGGTATTCGAACATTGAGATGACGCAGGAAGCTCTGGACAAAATGATTGCCTACGATTGGCCCGGCAACGTCAGAGAGCTGCAGAACGCTTTGGAACGCGCCGTGGTCATGGGTAACGGCAAAGAATTGCGGCCGGAAGATCTGCCCATGCTTTATTCGGTTGAGGCGACAATGAGCGATATCCAGGTGGGCCTTAGTCTTCAGGAGGCGGTTGATGAATTTAAAAAGAAATTTATCCGCCTGAACCTCAAACATACGAGCGGCAATCAAAGTCAAGCCGCCAAAGTTATGGGCATTCAAAGGACCTATCTCTCCCGGCTGATATCCAAATACGGACTGAGAAAGGACAGGGCTCAACACCCTGAAATTTTATAA
- a CDS encoding right-handed parallel beta-helix repeat-containing protein, whose protein sequence is MIEKKDLLIKGLSIFLILCCFYLKPACALDVNGIISSDSRWTLADSPVNITGDVRVAADTTLRINPGVEVIFRSSPDPGQGYSLRIEGTLMARGNQKEPIVFTAEDPAVPWGAIIFSDPSNDWDPGASSGSAVEYCVIEYGGNDPDSEGMISTINAMPLIARNAIRFSTEAGISAIVSADPGVIDSLSGRIRIISNRIYSNATGIRFSAEGGIIEDNYFLNNNQAIDLEIRSNDLEIANNTVISTAPELFGTALQLVLDETASGITAYQWRQTAGPSVTLTNPQSARTAFTAPDPGNKIETLAFELTVTGQDGGKTANTVEVTVTGDNPPPVANAGRDQNVELPQAPGEEVTVTLSAEGSTDPYLGITDYKWKQTAGPSVNLAGANTIRPTFTVPSSISAGDRMTFQLTVTDQAGLSSTDEVNISFYDDNMFPAAEAGEDREFRQGTRVSLDGTGSADPDGSIAAYEWTQTSGPPVELINPNTARPYFEASSDNESAQTLTFQLKVMDNGGLEDTDDISITVLGPLIADIQSSFSAGNRVILDGSASVYQNATANINIQSNLLEMDNQRAGLVALTATENASFNLNLTGNNLKATEDTGYIVYTYDWTAQAPQTVALPNNWWGTGNAQIIEGLIYDQIDNYELPSIEFRPFANQSLGSTGSSLPYPPLANAGPDQETAADNAVTLDGTGSYDPKEIARYQWRQTEGPAVNLENADQATATFIAPSGGDDGKTLEFELKVSTDAVFSHKDRTIVTVNPAEALPTVDVDSCFISSAARDQAGNFPYVGMLTGGAFFLLICLTAVSWRLRSVCRFCTLIVLLLLISVPAQAGYFSVGGGAGGDADNANATIETGAKDIRFKGLDLLFGMGLHFIPHSDDELPDPTISAPCPNEACTILDTVRKGTEVGLFGKLGVEIAKSDFYVSAIGGFTAFTESELSRSPATGRVYEESSDSQIEGLYGGGISYFFDFKYDFVLHVDYDNIRGLTGGIGLHW, encoded by the coding sequence ATGATAGAAAAAAAAGATCTTCTCATCAAGGGATTATCCATTTTCTTGATATTATGCTGCTTCTATCTCAAGCCAGCCTGCGCTCTGGATGTCAATGGCATTATCAGCTCTGACAGCCGTTGGACACTCGCTGACAGCCCGGTTAATATCACGGGTGATGTGCGGGTGGCCGCTGATACCACCTTGCGCATTAACCCGGGGGTGGAGGTCATTTTTCGATCATCGCCGGACCCTGGCCAGGGCTATTCCCTAAGGATTGAGGGCACCCTGATGGCCCGGGGAAATCAGAAAGAGCCCATCGTTTTTACGGCTGAGGACCCGGCTGTCCCGTGGGGAGCGATAATTTTCAGCGACCCGAGCAATGACTGGGATCCAGGGGCATCCAGCGGCAGTGCGGTTGAATATTGCGTTATCGAATACGGCGGCAATGATCCGGACAGCGAGGGCATGATCAGCACTATCAATGCCATGCCGCTGATCGCTCGCAATGCCATCCGTTTTAGTACTGAGGCCGGCATCTCCGCCATTGTCTCGGCGGACCCGGGTGTCATAGATTCTTTAAGCGGCCGTATCCGAATTATTTCGAACCGGATCTACAGCAATGCCACCGGCATCCGGTTTTCAGCAGAAGGCGGTATCATTGAAGACAATTATTTTTTAAACAACAACCAGGCGATCGACCTCGAAATCCGCTCAAATGATCTGGAAATTGCAAATAATACAGTTATCAGCACTGCCCCCGAATTATTCGGAACGGCCTTACAACTTGTTCTTGATGAAACAGCCAGCGGTATTACAGCCTACCAGTGGCGGCAAACCGCCGGCCCTTCCGTGACCCTCACCAACCCGCAAAGCGCCCGAACCGCTTTTACCGCGCCGGATCCGGGCAATAAGATAGAAACATTGGCATTTGAATTGACGGTGACCGGTCAAGACGGCGGCAAAACCGCGAATACGGTAGAAGTCACTGTTACCGGCGACAACCCGCCGCCTGTCGCAAACGCCGGCAGAGACCAGAATGTAGAACTGCCCCAGGCGCCGGGAGAGGAAGTAACCGTCACATTGAGTGCCGAAGGCTCCACCGACCCCTACCTGGGCATAACGGATTACAAATGGAAACAGACAGCCGGCCCCTCCGTGAATTTGGCGGGCGCGAACACTATCCGCCCGACATTTACGGTTCCATCTTCAATTTCTGCCGGTGACCGTATGACATTTCAATTAACGGTGACGGATCAGGCCGGTCTTTCTTCAACTGACGAGGTAAATATTAGCTTTTATGATGACAATATGTTTCCGGCGGCCGAAGCCGGCGAGGACCGAGAGTTCCGCCAGGGAACCCGCGTGTCTCTTGACGGGACCGGATCGGCAGATCCGGACGGCAGCATTGCTGCCTATGAATGGACCCAGACCAGCGGGCCGCCGGTGGAACTGATCAATCCAAACACCGCAAGACCTTATTTTGAGGCGTCCAGCGATAATGAATCCGCCCAAACATTAACCTTTCAATTAAAAGTGATGGATAATGGGGGACTGGAAGATACCGATGATATCTCGATCACCGTTCTTGGCCCGCTGATCGCCGATATACAGAGCAGCTTTTCAGCCGGCAACCGGGTAATTCTGGATGGAAGCGCCTCAGTTTACCAGAATGCTACCGCCAATATTAACATTCAATCCAATCTTCTTGAAATGGATAATCAGAGGGCGGGGCTTGTTGCGCTCACCGCGACCGAAAACGCTTCCTTTAACCTGAATCTCACGGGAAATAATTTAAAAGCGACTGAAGATACGGGCTATATTGTTTACACCTATGATTGGACAGCTCAAGCCCCGCAGACTGTGGCCCTGCCAAACAACTGGTGGGGGACTGGTAATGCCCAGATAATCGAAGGCCTCATTTATGATCAGATTGATAACTATGAATTGCCGTCAATTGAATTTCGGCCGTTTGCAAATCAGTCTCTTGGCAGCACAGGCTCATCTCTGCCCTACCCGCCCCTCGCTAATGCCGGGCCTGATCAGGAAACCGCTGCAGACAATGCCGTAACCCTTGATGGCACCGGTTCCTATGACCCCAAAGAAATCGCCCGGTATCAATGGCGGCAAACTGAAGGGCCAGCCGTTAACCTGGAAAATGCGGATCAGGCCACCGCCACCTTTATTGCCCCTTCCGGCGGTGATGACGGCAAAACCCTTGAGTTCGAATTGAAGGTGTCAACTGATGCCGTTTTTTCCCACAAAGACAGGACCATTGTCACAGTGAACCCGGCCGAGGCGCTGCCGACTGTTGATGTTGACAGCTGTTTTATTTCATCTGCTGCCCGCGACCAAGCCGGGAATTTCCCCTATGTGGGGATGTTAACGGGGGGCGCTTTCTTTTTATTGATCTGCTTAACCGCTGTTTCCTGGAGATTGCGGTCCGTATGCCGTTTCTGCACGCTGATTGTCCTTTTGCTCCTTATTTCCGTTCCCGCGCAGGCCGGGTATTTTTCAGTGGGCGGCGGCGCCGGCGGAGACGCCGATAATGCCAATGCAACGATTGAAACCGGGGCCAAAGACATCCGTTTCAAAGGACTTGATCTATTATTTGGCATGGGCCTCCATTTTATTCCGCATTCCGATGATGAACTGCCTGACCCAACCATATCTGCACCTTGCCCAAACGAGGCCTGCACCATCCTGGACACTGTCAGAAAAGGCACCGAGGTCGGGCTTTTCGGAAAACTCGGGGTTGAAATCGCAAAAAGCGATTTTTATGTATCCGCCATCGGCGGCTTTACCGCTTTTACCGAAAGCGAACTTTCCCGCTCGCCGGCCACGGGCCGCGTTTATGAAGAATCCTCAGACAGCCAGATTGAAGGCCTTTACGGCGGGGGGATAAGCTATTTTTTCGACTTTAAATACGATTTCGTGCTGCATGTGGATTATGACAATATCCGGGGGCTCACAGGCGGCATCGGGCTGCATTGGTAA
- a CDS encoding outer membrane beta-barrel protein, whose amino-acid sequence MKDLIRRLLNFKYAALILLSLIFLNNTAFAAVTFHPGVSAGTTYTDNIDLTPENEEHDFITTVSPVIDISMTGRLSSLSLVYRPTYANYLRFPEYNTVRHNADLSTSRQISRTTELEFTNTYLYTEEPLYDTEEPITEVDTTVRQGREPYFTNTAAFTAINQFGPENSIEFGYEYYFLKNRGEDDIEDRDHHTPNMILNYWLIPSKLGAESEISYIKRNFDVSENYNDISARLRLTRRFSPHFDVYAEYTHEVTNYVADGEDYQVYAPAVGFVWDEYFNSSFSGSFGYFFQDNEFREDEDGLVGMIETNYSWQQGTTLSFSGTAGYDRADTGPENLGFNTFYGLTTLFAHPINRRLGTDMTISYRRSIYTELEPEREDAIIRASAGLTYQILPWMLVEARYTFRDLDSDIDEDDYTENEAMITITLTPRQPVMLSR is encoded by the coding sequence ATGAAAGATCTTATCCGCCGGTTGCTCAATTTTAAATATGCCGCCTTAATTCTATTGTCACTCATTTTTCTGAACAATACGGCTTTTGCGGCTGTCACTTTCCATCCAGGTGTATCTGCGGGAACTACTTATACAGACAATATAGACCTGACCCCTGAAAATGAAGAACATGATTTTATCACCACAGTCAGCCCGGTCATCGATATCAGCATGACGGGTCGGCTCAGCAGTTTGTCGCTGGTTTACAGGCCCACCTACGCCAATTACCTGCGCTTTCCGGAATATAACACCGTGCGCCATAATGCGGATTTAAGCACATCCAGGCAAATCAGCCGCACCACCGAACTTGAATTCACAAACACCTATTTATACACCGAAGAACCGCTTTATGATACGGAAGAGCCGATTACCGAGGTTGACACGACCGTGCGGCAGGGAAGAGAACCCTATTTTACAAACACGGCGGCTTTCACCGCGATCAACCAGTTTGGGCCGGAAAACTCAATCGAATTCGGATATGAATACTATTTTCTAAAAAATCGAGGCGAGGATGATATTGAGGATAGGGATCACCATACCCCAAACATGATTTTGAATTATTGGCTGATACCGAGCAAGCTCGGCGCTGAATCAGAAATCAGTTATATAAAAAGAAATTTCGATGTTTCTGAAAACTATAATGATATCTCTGCAAGGCTTCGGCTCACAAGGCGATTCAGTCCGCATTTTGATGTTTATGCCGAGTACACCCATGAAGTCACCAATTATGTGGCCGATGGCGAGGACTACCAGGTTTATGCCCCCGCGGTGGGATTTGTCTGGGATGAATATTTCAACTCAAGTTTCAGCGGCAGTTTCGGCTATTTCTTCCAGGACAATGAATTCAGGGAGGATGAAGATGGCCTTGTGGGAATGATAGAAACCAATTATTCCTGGCAGCAGGGTACCACTCTATCCTTCTCAGGCACCGCAGGCTATGATCGGGCTGATACCGGTCCCGAAAATTTGGGGTTCAATACATTTTACGGCTTAACAACACTTTTTGCCCATCCGATCAACAGGCGTCTTGGTACTGATATGACAATTAGCTACCGGCGAAGCATATATACAGAACTGGAGCCGGAACGTGAGGATGCCATTATTCGGGCCTCTGCAGGCCTAACATATCAAATACTACCCTGGATGCTTGTGGAAGCAAGGTACACTTTCAGGGACCTTGATTCAGATATTGACGAAGACGATTATACCGAAAACGAAGCGATGATTACCATCACCCTAACCCCTCGGCAGCCGGTAATGCTAAGCCGTTAG
- a CDS encoding PLDc N-terminal domain-containing protein yields MGLKAAATFVLLCIPFLLLTIWALVDISIKDFKTLKEKVIWYLIGLVPFIGWLIYLIFGFRRGVKTERLPPKNN; encoded by the coding sequence ATGGGGCTAAAAGCGGCCGCCACATTCGTTCTGCTGTGCATTCCGTTTCTGCTGCTGACTATATGGGCGCTGGTGGATATATCGATAAAGGATTTCAAAACGCTAAAAGAAAAGGTGATCTGGTACCTGATCGGACTGGTGCCGTTTATCGGCTGGCTCATTTATCTGATCTTCGGCTTCCGGCGGGGGGTCAAGACGGAGCGCCTGCCGCCAAAAAATAATTGA
- a CDS encoding lytic murein transglycosylase: MKLALSFLKRAGLTGLALTIIFSLPMGQARAESDPDYFTALQKRLIADDFNADLINDIFDSSAITFDIDGISAYFRHRESTLNYDQFLSAKSLRSARNYMETHKEALASAEKEYGVDKSVITAVMLVETRLGTYVGNRSVINTLATMAALTDDDVRERFWRNLPEDVDITREKFEKKADQKSQWAYRELKAFIEYVDSENFNPHDIQGSYAGAMGIAQFMPSNVLLFAEDGNGDGRINLFDHGDAIASIANYLKHYGWKPGLSREAAGDVIYHYNHSKYYVNIVLKIADKLKG; the protein is encoded by the coding sequence ATGAAATTGGCATTATCCTTCTTGAAACGCGCGGGCCTGACCGGCCTTGCCCTGACGATCATTTTTTCTCTCCCTATGGGACAGGCCCGGGCCGAATCCGACCCGGACTATTTCACCGCCCTTCAAAAACGCCTGATCGCAGATGATTTCAATGCCGATCTGATCAATGATATTTTTGACAGCTCCGCCATAACCTTTGATATTGACGGTATATCCGCCTATTTCAGGCATCGGGAGTCAACCCTGAATTATGATCAGTTTCTCTCGGCCAAGTCCCTCCGCTCCGCCCGAAATTACATGGAAACCCACAAAGAGGCGCTGGCAAGCGCCGAAAAAGAATACGGGGTGGACAAATCGGTGATCACCGCCGTTATGCTGGTGGAGACACGCCTCGGGACATATGTCGGCAACCGCTCGGTCATAAACACCCTTGCCACGATGGCGGCCTTAACCGATGATGACGTAAGGGAGCGCTTCTGGCGCAATCTGCCGGAGGATGTGGATATCACCCGGGAAAAATTTGAAAAAAAGGCGGACCAGAAATCCCAATGGGCCTACCGGGAATTAAAGGCGTTTATAGAATATGTGGACTCCGAAAACTTTAACCCCCATGACATCCAGGGCTCCTATGCGGGCGCAATGGGCATTGCCCAGTTTATGCCGAGCAATGTCCTGCTTTTTGCAGAAGACGGAAACGGCGACGGCCGGATAAACCTCTTTGATCACGGTGACGCGATTGCCAGCATTGCCAATTACCTGAAGCACTATGGCTGGAAACCCGGATTGAGCAGGGAGGCGGCGGGTGATGTGATCTACCACTACAACCACAGCAAATATTATGTTAATATCGTGCTTAAAATCGCTGACAAACTGAAAGGCTGA